The Pseudomonas sp. LFM046 region GCGCTGCAGGTTCACCGCTTCGCTCAGCTGGTCCAGGGTGATCTTCTCACCGTTGACCTCAGCCGCGTTCTGGCGATTGCTGGTGGCATTGAAGATGGCGTCGAAGCCGGTCAGTGCCAGCAGCGCGATGATGACGCCAATGATGGTTTTGGCAATCCACCCCTGTGAATTGTCCCTGATGTTCTGCAGCATGGGTCCCCCAGAAACGGCTGCATGGGATCGCAGCCGAGTAACGCGGGTAGAGTATCCGAATATGAGAAAGGCGCATCCTAGGTCCTAGGATGCGCCTTCTCGTAACTTGCGGGGCCTGAGATTCAAACTCTCTAATGGCTGGAAGGAACGCTTCGCCGCCACCGCTCCGCTATCGGGCCAGGCTGGACCCGACCCGGTCGGGCAGAGCCCGGAAGACGCTTAGTTTACGGCGTCTTTCAGAGCTTTGCCGGCCTTGAAGCCAGGGATCTTGGCAGCAGCGATCTTGATCGGCTTGCCAGTCTGCGGGTTACGGCCAGTACGAGCAGCACGCTCTTTAACAGCGAAAGTACCGAAGCCTACCAGCACCACGGAGTCACCAGCCTTCAGAGCGCCAGTAACGGATTCGATAACTGCGTCCAGCGCGCGGCCGGCTACAGCTTTCGGGATGTCAGCAGATGCGGCGATAGCATCGATCAGTTCCGACTTGTTCACTCTTAAGTCCCCTTATTTCTGTTGAGTTGTTTCTTAGTTGTTTGGTGTAAGCAAAGCGGGTGCTGGATGGCCTGCTAACACATAAGAGCCGCTTTATAACAAGGGCTCAAAAAATATGTCAAGGAAGCCCCCCGGCTAATGCGTGCTGATTCGCTCCTTGGAATCAGTCTCGCGCTTGTCATCCTTTGCAACCATCTCCGGAGCCGCATCGGGCAAGGGCTCCGGGGCGTATTGCAGCGCAATTTGCAGGACCTCGTCAATCCATTTAACGGGTTTAATTGCCAAGTCTTGCTTGATATTTTCGGGAATTTCTTTCAGGTCGCGCACATTTTCTTCGGGAATGATCACAGTCTTGATTCCACCGCGATGTGCTGCGAGTAACTTCTCTTTCAGACCACCAATCGCGAGTACCTGACCGCGCAGAGTGATCTCACCGGTCATGGCCACATCGGCACGAACGGGAATCTGGGTCATCGCCGAAACCAGCGCAGTGCACATACCGATGCCGGCGCTCGGACCGTCCTTCGGAGTGGCGCCCTCAGGCATATGGATGTGAATGTCGCGCTTCTCGTGGAAATCCGACGGGATTCCCAAGCTCTTGGCACGGCTACGTACCACGGTCAGGGCTGCGGTAATGGACTCAGCCATCACGTCACCCAGGGAACCGGTCTTGGTCAGCTGGCCTTTACCCGGAACAACCGCCGCCTCGATCGTCAGCAGTTCACCCCCCACCTGGGTCCAGGCCAGGCCAGTCACCTGACCGATCTGGTCCTGCTGCTCGGCAAGGCCGTAACGGTACTTGCGCACGCCCAGGAAGTGCTCGAGCGACTCAGCGGTGACCTGCACGGCAAAGCGCTTCTCGCGAGCATGCTCTTTCACCGCCTTGCGGCAGACTTTGGCGAGCTGACGCTCCAGGCTGCGCACGCCGGCCTCGCGGGTGTAGTAACGGATGATGTCGCGAATCGCTGCCTCGTCGAACTCCAGCTCGCCCTTCTTCAGGCCGTTGGCCTTGGTCTGCTTCGGCGCGAGGTACTTGACGGCGATGTTGACCTTTTCGTCCTCGGTGTAGCCCGGCAGACGGATCACCTCCATGCGGTCCAGCAGCGGCGCCGGAATGTTCATGGAGTTGGCGGTGCAGAGGAACATCACATCGGAGAGGTCGTAATCGACTTCCAGGTAATGGTCGTTGAAGTTGTGGTTCTGCTCCGGATCGAGGACTTCCAGCAATGCAGAGGCCGGATCGCCACGCATGTCGCTGCCCATCTTGTCGATCTCGTCCAGCAGGAAGAGCGGGTTGCGCACGCCGACCTTGGTCATCTTCTGGATCAGGCGTCCCGGCATGGAACCGATGTAGGTGCGGCGGTGACCACGGATCTCGGCCTCGTCACGCACGCCACCCAGGGCCATTCGCACGAACTTGCGGTTGGTGGCACGGGCAATGGACTCCGCCAGGGAGGTCTTGCCGACGCCGGGCGGACCGACCAGGCAGAGCACCGGGCCCTTGACCTTCTTCACCCGCTTCTGCACGGCGAGGTATTCAAGGATGCGTTCCTTGACCTCTTCCAGACCGTAATGGTCGGCATCGAGGATGTC contains the following coding sequences:
- the hupB gene encoding nucleoid-associated protein HU-beta; this translates as MNKSELIDAIAASADIPKAVAGRALDAVIESVTGALKAGDSVVLVGFGTFAVKERAARTGRNPQTGKPIKIAAAKIPGFKAGKALKDAVN
- the lon gene encoding endopeptidase La, with the translated sequence MNTTAELPLLPLRDVVVYPHMVIPLFVGREKSIEALEAAMTGDKQILLVAQKNPADDDPGEDALYRMGTVATVLQLLKLPDGTVKVLVEGEQRGAIERFIEVDGHCRAEVSLIDEIDAGERESEVFIRSLLSQFEQYVQLGKKVPSEVLSSLNSIDEPGRLVDTMAAHMALKIEQKQEILELTDLPERVEHVLALLDAEIDLLQVEKRIRGRVKKQMERSQREYYLNEQMKAIQKELGDIDEGHNEVEELKKRIDNAGLSKEALVKANAELNKLKQMSPMSAEATVVRSYIDWLVNVPWKAESKVRLDLAKAEDILDADHYGLEEVKERILEYLAVQKRVKKVKGPVLCLVGPPGVGKTSLAESIARATNRKFVRMALGGVRDEAEIRGHRRTYIGSMPGRLIQKMTKVGVRNPLFLLDEIDKMGSDMRGDPASALLEVLDPEQNHNFNDHYLEVDYDLSDVMFLCTANSMNIPAPLLDRMEVIRLPGYTEDEKVNIAVKYLAPKQTKANGLKKGELEFDEAAIRDIIRYYTREAGVRSLERQLAKVCRKAVKEHAREKRFAVQVTAESLEHFLGVRKYRYGLAEQQDQIGQVTGLAWTQVGGELLTIEAAVVPGKGQLTKTGSLGDVMAESITAALTVVRSRAKSLGIPSDFHEKRDIHIHMPEGATPKDGPSAGIGMCTALVSAMTQIPVRADVAMTGEITLRGQVLAIGGLKEKLLAAHRGGIKTVIIPEENVRDLKEIPENIKQDLAIKPVKWIDEVLQIALQYAPEPLPDAAPEMVAKDDKRETDSKERISTH